The Scomber japonicus isolate fScoJap1 chromosome 13, fScoJap1.pri, whole genome shotgun sequence genome includes a window with the following:
- the LOC128370936 gene encoding terminal nucleotidyltransferase 5C-like, with protein sequence MELHTEKRFHHLTHEQVQALDKVLTEVIPIHGRGNFPTLQVRAKDIIRVVKDRLVERDIQVKDIRLNGATASHVLVRDHGLGYRDLDIIFGVELPRQEDFQVIKEVVLGSLRDLLPCGVNRRKITCLTMKEAYVQKMVKVFNEHDRWSLISLSNNRAKTVGLRFVSALRRQFEFSVDSFQIILDRMLESYWETERRQGGNLAITVEAECMYGDFEQAMDHLRHRLIATHNPEEIRGGGLLKYSDLLVRNFRPASETEIKSLERYMCSRFFIDFPDVSEQQRKIEAYLQCHFIGNEEASKYDYLMTLRRVIDESTVCLMGHERRQTLNMITVLALRVLGEQNAIPNTANVTCFYQPAPYITEPIYSSYFITQAQPPLVYHPYPLHVHMQTGLV encoded by the exons ATGGAGCTTCACACAGAGAAGAGGTTTCACCACTTGACCCACGAGCAGGTCCAGGCTCTGGACAAAGTCTTGACCGAGGTGATCCCCATTCACGGTCGAGGAAATTTTCCTACATTGCAGGTGAGAGCGAAAGACATCATTCGTGTGGTGAAGGATCGGCTGGTGGAAAGAGACATCCAAGTTAAAGATATTCGCCTTAATGGTGCGACTGCCAGCCATGTCCTGGTGAGAGATCACGGCCTGGGCTACAGAGACTTAGACATCATTTTTGGAGTGGAGCTGCCCAGGCAGGAGGACTTCCAAGTGATTAAGGAGGTGGTGCTAGGCAGCCTAAGAGACCTCCTCCCTTGTGGAGTTAACAGACGGAAGATCACCTGCCTGACGATGAAGGAGGCATATGTGCAAAAGATGGTGAAAGTCTTCAATGAGCACGATAGATGGAGCCTTATCtcactgtccaacaacagagcTAAAACTGTGGGGCTTAGATTTGTTAGTGCCCTTCGAAGACAGTTTGAGTTTAGTGTGGACTCCTTCCAGATAATATTAGACCGCATGCTGGAGTCCTACTGGGAGACTgaaaggagacaaggaggaaaTTTGGC TATCACTGTGGAAGCAGAGTGCATGTACGGAGACTTTGAGCAGGCTATGGATCACCTCCGCCACCGCCTCATTGCCACCCACAACCCAGAGGAGATCCGAGGAGGGGGCCTCCTGAAGTACAGCGACCTGTTGGTGAGGAACTTCAGGCCGGCAAGCGAGACAGAGATCAAGTCCTTGGAGCGGTACATGTGCTCCCGCTTCTTTATCGACTTTCCTGACGTGAGCGAGCAGCAGCGGAAGATTGAGGCGTACCTGCAATGCCACTTCATTGGCAACGAGGAGGCGAGCAAGTATGACTACCTGATGACCCTACGGCGTGTGATAGATGAGAGCACAGTGTGTTTGATGGGACACGAGAGGAGACAGACGCTCAATATGATTACAGTCCTGGCTCTGAGAGTGCTGGGCGAGCAGAACGCCATCCCAAACACAGCCAACGTCACCTGTTTCTACCAGCCAGCTCCGTATATAACAGAGCCGATTTACAGCAGCTACTTCATCACCCAGGCCCAGCCGCCACTTGTCTACCACCCCTACCCGCTCCATGTCCACATGCAGACTGGCCTGGTGTAG
- the brwd3 gene encoding bromodomain and WD repeat-containing protein 3: protein MAREGYSQIEAELYYLIARFLQSGPCQKAAQILIEELEEYELVPQRWSWDGHKNKRTFHDWVILNQHIPADYLLHICQRIGPLIEKEIPPSVPGVQTLLGLGKQSLLRTTKSCSHKVCSGSAVAALHRGRPPEPPVSNGNSPSVVSIMGARQATGTARFGQVLPSSSYQHMKIHKRILGHLSSVYCVAFDRTGRRIFTGSDDCLVKIWATDDGRLLTTLRGHSAEICDMAVNYENTLIASASCDKVIRVWCLRTCAPIIVLQAHAASITSIMFCPAVKGTTRYLASTGADGMVCFWKWHSLSMKFNEQPVKFVERSRPGVQVSTSSFSSGGMFMATGGTDHMIRVYYLGAETPMKVSEMDAHTDKVVVVQFSNNSDSLRFVSGSRDGTARIWHYQQQEWKSVSLDMAARLPGSSVANGDDKTKLVVTMVAWDRADHTIITAVSNYLLKVWNTTTGQLLHVLSGHDDEVFVMEAHPFDSRIMLSAGHDGNIYIWDLTKGAKIRNFFNMIEGQGHGAIYDCKFSADGQHFACTDSHGHLLIFGFGCSKPYEKIPDQMFFHTDYRPLIRDANNYVLDEQTQQAPHLMPSPFLVDVDGNPHPPHYQRLVPGRENCKEDQLVPQLGYMANSEGELVEQVLGQQTGENRESLLDSLIRQLQDEQDERQNPEEQAEEEEEAGDAEDLVPSSPTAETRRSGQVDGVWQMQHNALRSQVATERDLLAWSRRVVVNEVPHGTFRVMEECRRAKADMECSLYNAERRKKPVNCTPKTDLLTTRLRSLRPTKKKQQQHAYQTRSAQVRRPRNRSRNSNNRRNSDSQVDSDSDRDATEQAEPSDASSDGEARWQSESSSSDSSSEYSDWTADAGINLQPPKRTTRRPVKRPEYSSSEEEEGEDKANEAQTRENEKRKKPKETKQKPTSSLAGLDAEEWLPPAWIMETIPHRSPFVPQMGDELIYFKQGHQAYVRAVRRAKAYSINPQKQPWNKLNLRDQESVKVVGIKYEVGPPTLCCLKLAFLDPVSGKMTNESFSLKYHDMPDVIDFLVLQQFYNEAREHNWQPGMRFRSIIDDAWWFGSVEDQEPLQPEYPDSLFQCYAVKWDNGEREKMSPWDMEPIPEEAALPEQVGDGVEVAEEELKALLYTPQEGEWGAHTRDEDCERVIAGIDQLLTLDVAKAFALPVNLRDYPLYCTAVAYPTDLSTIRKRLENRFHRRISALMWEVRYIEHNARTFNEPQTPIVASAKVVTDVLLRYIGDQSCTDILDLYHKLKCEISSGGEDEGDLDVDSDTPGTSTGHGGAKRGVALDVKVWRNQCRELLRRMMVSPDSEPFRQPVDLFEYPDYRDIIDTPMDLGTVSEALAVGNYQDPMEYAKDIRLIFSNSKAYTPNKKSQIYTMTLSLSAFFEKNIISIISDFKSALQNERRVRQRISYRSRLHNGGSSPPNSPSPSPKGKHKSGKVSKPKRSRTTKKNRSQRSYQAQQSSSVAEEEDMQSSSPSSGTSRNQRVTRSQATPVKKSAGQRGNSHLSNGSRQRPRREAPKSGDDDDDKGQSGSSSSSSSSSSSGSSSSSSSSSSSDSENGSDSEMEKYVEGGDHDYSKAPCLSLRLSAKGKVAASGKRKHKGGGGAEEVAQRPKRARVQLPVQEEEEEEEEEEDEDEEEEEEDEEEQEEEEEEEEEEEEEQQQKQQQELHEKPEEGEEENEQEEEDEEGEEENEQEEEDEEEEEEPEEEEEPEEEEEDDDNSEVQRGAAAAAANSLRSSQCRSRRVSTRNQGRRTVLYRDESEDDGHGSKEDPLNLGMSRSGRVRRMTEKARVSHLMGWSH from the exons ATGGCCAGAGAAGGATATTCACAAATCGAAGCTG AGCTGTATTACCTCATTGCCAGGTTTCTGCAGTCTGGACCTTGTCAAAAAGCAGCACAG ATACTGAttgaggagctggaggagtATGAG TTGGTCCCGCAGCGATGGAGCTGGGACGGACACAAAAACAAACGGACCTTCCACGACTGG GTGATTTTGAACCAGCACATTCCTGCAGACTACTTGCTGCACATCTGTCAGCGGATAGGTCCACTTATAGAGAAGGAGATCCCACCTAGTGTCCCGGGAGTCCAAACACTTCTGGGGCTGGGAAAACAGTCCTTGCTTCGTACCACCAAAA GTTGTAGCCACAAAGTATGCAGTGGCTCCGCTGTTGCTGCACTCCACCGAGGACGTCCACCAGAACCTCCGGTCAGCAATGGAAACTCTCCCAGTGTTG TGTCCATCATGGGTGCTCGCCAGGCCACAGGCACAGCTCGTTTTGGCCAggtccttccgtcttcctcctaCCAACACATGAAGATACACAAACGTATCCTCGGTCATCTTTCTTCAGTCTACTGTGTAGCCTTTGACCGCACCGGCCGTCGAATATTTACG GGTTCTGATGACTGCCTGGTAAAAATCTGGGCCACAGATGATGGCCGTCTCCTTACAACACTGCGTGGCCACTCAGCAGAGATCTGTGACATGGCCGTCAACTACGAGAATACCCTCATCGCCTCGGCCAGCTGCGACAAAGTCATCAGAGTTTGGTGTTTACGTACCTGCGCCCCCATTATCGTTCTGCAGGCCCACGCTGCCTCCATCACATCTATAATG TTTTGTCCGGCAGTAAAAGGGACAACACGGTACCTGGCCTCCACAGGTGCAGACGGCATGGTGTGTTTCTGGAAGTGGCACTCACTCAGCATGAAGTTCAA tgAACAGCCAGTCAAATTTGTTGAGCGGTCACGTCCAGGTGTGCAGGTCTCTACTTCCTCCTTCAGCAGTG gtGGTATGTTCATGGCTACTGGTGGCACTGATCATATGATCAGGGTTTACTACCTTGGTGCTGAAACTCCTATGAAGGTCTCTGAGATGGATGCTCATACG gATAAAGTTGTAGTAGTCCAGTTTAGCAATAACAGCGACAGCCTAAGGTTCGTGAGCGGCAGTCGTGATGGCACAGCCAGGATCTGGCATTACCAGCAACAAGAGTGGAAGAGTGTCTCTTTAGACATGGCTGCCAGGCTGCCTGG GAGTTCTGTTGCCAATGGAGATGATAAAACCAAGCTGGTTGTGACCATGGTGGCCTGGGACCGAGCGGATCACACCATCATTACAGCGGTTTCAAACTACCTGCTCAAAGTGTGGAACACAACTACTGGACAGCTGCTGCATGTTTTATCT GGCCATGACGATGAGGTGTTTGTGATGGAGGCTCACCCATTCGACTCCCGCATCATGCTATCTGCCGGTCACGATGGCAACATTTACATCTGGGACCTGACCAAGGGAGCTAAGATCCGCAACTTCTTCAACATG ATCGAAGGACAAGGCCACGGTGCTATTTATGACTGCAAGTTCTCAGCTGATGGGCAGCATTTTGCCTGCACTGATTCCCACGGACATTTGCTCATCTTTGGCTTCGGTTGCAGCAAACCATATGAGAAG ATTCCTGATCAGATGTTTTTCCACACGGACTACCGACCTCTTATTCGTGATGCTAATAACTACGTCCTGGATGAGCAGACGCAGCAGGCCCCACACCTCATGCCTTCACCTTTCCTGGTGGACGTCGATGGGAatcctcaccctcctcactACCAGCGCCTGGTGCCAGGAAGAGAGAACTGCAAGGAGGACCAGCTAGTACCTCAACTAGGATACATGGCAAACA GTGAAGGAGAGTTGGTTGAGCAGGTACTTGGCCAGCAAACAGGGGAGAACAGAGAAAGCCTGTTGGACAGTCTCATCAGACAGTTGCAGGACGAGCAGGATGAGCGTCAGAACCCAGAAGAGCaggctgaggaggaagaagaag ctgGTGATGCAGAAGACTTGGTGCCATCCTCTCCAACTGCTGAAACCCGCAGGAGTGGGCAGGTGGACGGGGTGTGGCAGATGCAGCATAATGCCCTGCGCAGTCAGGTGGCCACTGAGAGGGACCTGCTGGCCTGGAGCCGCAGAGTGGTGGTCAATGAAGTGCCACATGGGACATTCAG AGTTATGGAGGAGTGCAGACGAGCCAAAGCCGACATGGAATGTTCTCTGTACAATGCCGAAAGGAGGAAGAAACCAGTGAACTGCACACCCAAG ACCGATCTGCTGACCACGCGCCTGCGCTCCCTGCGGCCGacaaagaagaagcagcagcagcacgccTATCAGACCCGCTCAGCTCAAGTCCGCCGTCCCAGGAACAGGAGTCGAAATTCCAACAACCGACGCAATTCTGACAGCCAAGTAGACTCAGACAGCGATAGAGAT GCAACGGAACAGGCGGAGCCCAGCGATGCTTCCTCTGATGGTGAAGCTCGGTGGCAGAGTGAGAGCAGCTCCAG TGACTCCTCCAGTGAATATTCGGATTGGACCGCCGATGCTGGGATCAACCTTCAGCCACCGAAGCGAACGACCAGGAGGCCTGTTAAGCGCCCAgaatacagcagctctgaagaggaggaaggagaagacaAGGCAAACGAGGCCCAGACGAGGGAaaatgagaagaggaagaagccCAAGGAGACCAAACAA AAACCCACATCCTCTCTGGCTGGACTTGATGCGGAGGAATGGTTGCCACCAGCTTGGATAATGGAAACCATCCCACACCGCTCCCCTTTTGTTCCACAGATGGGAGATGAG CTTATCTACTTCAAACAGGGCCATCAGGCATATGTCCGGGCTGTCCGCAGGGCCAAAGCATACAGCATCAACCCTCAGAAACAGCCTTGGAACAAACTCAACCTCAGG GATCAGGAATCTGTGAAGGTTGTTGGAATAAAGTATGAAGTGGGACCTCCAACCCTCTGCTGCCTCAAACTGGCTTTCTTGGACCCAGTCTCAGGGAAGATGACCAATGAGTCTTTCTCCTTAAA GTACCATGACATGCCTGATGTCATAGATTTTCTGGTCCTGCAGCAGTTTTATAACGAGGCTAGAGAGCACAACTGGCAGCCAG GTATGAGGTTCCGCAGCATCATTGACGACGCTTGGTGGTTTGGCTCTGTGGAGGACCAGGAGCCTCTGCAGCCAGAGTATCCAGATAGCCTGTTTCAGTGTTATGCAGTGAA GTGGGATAATGGTGAGCGGGAGAAAATGAGTCCCTGGGACATGGAACCTATTCCTGAGGAAG CTGCATTGCCGGAACAGGTCGGTGATGGTGTAGAGGTGGCGGAGGAGGAGTTAAAGGCTCTGCTGTATACGCCTCAGGAAGGAGAATGGGGGGCTCACACACGGGACGAAGACTGTGAGAGAGTCATTGCAGGCATCGATCAGCTTCTTACACTGG ATGTAGCCAAGGCATTTGCTTTACCTGTAAATCTGCGGGACTACCCTCTGTACTGCACTGCCGTGGCTTACCCCACTGACCTCAGCACCATCCGCAAACGACTGGAGAACCGCTTCCACAG GCGGATCTCTGCGTTAATGTGGGAGGTGCGCTACATTGAACACAACGCCCGCACTTTCAACGAGCCCCAGACCCCCATTGTAGCATCAGCCAAAGTGGTGACTGACGTTCTCCTCCGCTATATTGG GGATCAGAGCTGCACAGACATCCTGGATCTGTATCACAAACTGAAGTGTGAGATCAGTAGTGGAGGAGAAGATGAG GGCGATTTGGATGTGGACTCTGACACTCCGGGGACATCTACAGGACATGGG gGAGCGAAGCGCGGTGTTGCTTTAGACGTGAAAGTGTGGCGAAATCAATGCCGAGAGCTGCTGCGTCGCATGATGGTCTCCCCTGATTCTGAACCATTCAGACAGCCTGTGGATCTTTTTGAGTATCCG GACTATCGAGACATCATCGACACTCCCATGGATCTGGGTACAGTGTCAGAGGCGCTGGCTGTGGGAAATTACCAGGATCCGATGGAGTACGCCAAAGACATCCGCCTCATTTTCAGCAACTCTAAAGCGTACACACCCAACAAGAAATCACAG ATCTACACCATGACCCTAAGCTTGTCGGCGTTCtttgaaaaaaacatcatctCCATCATCTCCGACTTCAAGTCCGCCCTTCAGAATGAACGGCGGGTTCGTCAGAGGATCAGTTACAGGAGTAGATTGCACAACGGAGGCAGCTCCCCGCCTAATAGTCCATCCCCGAG CCCTAAAGGGAAGCACAAGTCAGGGAAGGTGTCAAAGCCGAAAAGATCCCGGACCACAAAGAAGAATCGTTCTCAGAGATCATATCAAG CTCAACAAAGCAGCAGTGtagcagaggaagaggacatgCAGTCTTCTTCCCCAAGTTCAGGGACGAGCAGAAACCAACGGGTGACCCGCAGCCAAGCAACTCCAGTGAAGAAGTCAG CAGGGCAACGGGGAAACTCCCATCTGAGTAACGGCTCCAGGCAGCGGCCAAGGCGAGAGGCGCCGAAGTCCGGCGACGATGACGACGACAAGGGGCAGTCAGgatcctccagctcctcctcgtcctcgtcgTCGTCCGgctcctcgtcctcgtcctcgtcctcctcctcgtctgACAGCGAGAACGGCTCAGATTCCGAGATGGAGAAGTACGTGGAGGGGGGAGATCACGACTACAGCAAAGCCCCCTGCCTGTCGCTGCGCCTCTCAGCTAAGGGAAAGGTGGCGGCCTCAGggaaaaggaaacacaaaggaggaggaggagcagaggaagtTGCACAGAGACCTAAAAGAGCACGAGTGCAGCTGCCggtacaggaggaggaggaggaggaggaggaagaggaagatgaagacgaagaggaggaggaagaggatgaagaagaacaagaggaggaggaagaggaagaggaggaggaggaagaagagcagcagcagaaacaacaacaagagcTGCATGAAAAACccgaagagggagaggaagagaacgagcaggaggaagaggacgaagagggagaggaagagaacgagcaggaggaagaggacgaagaggaggaggaggagcctgaggaggaagaggaacctgaggaagaggaggaggacgatgaCAACTCTGAGGTGCAGAgaggggcagcagcagcagcagctaacagTCTGAGAAGTAGTCAGTGCAGGTCTCGGCGGGTCAGCACACGTAACCAGGGTCGCAGGACAGTTTTGTACAGGGACGAGTCAGAGGATGATGGCCATGGGTCAAAGGAAGACCCCCTCAACCTGGGCATGTCCCGCTCAGGACGGGTACGCCGTATGACTGAGAAAGCCCGTGTCAGCCACCTGATGGGCTGGAGTCACTGA